A region from the Stutzerimonas stutzeri genome encodes:
- a CDS encoding tripartite tricarboxylate transporter permease, translating to MFELLQAGFGAVFSPYIFILITLGVAVGIVFGAVPGLSATMAIALCLPLTYTMGPAAGLSLLVALFIGATSGGLISAILLKIPGTPASIATTFDGGPMMEKGEGLKALGVGVVFSFIGTVFSIVALMSIAPSLAKVALRFGPHEYFSIAIFSLTLIATLSTGSLLKGIYAGTLGFAFSTVGIAPVDAIRRFTFDSPNLNGGFAMLTVMIGMFAVAEVMKIAETGRSMHKSKIATVSMKGVKGFGFSMKEFFGQIPNAFRSSLIGIGIGILPGIGAGTSNIVSYIIAKKRSKHPEQFGKGAVEGVVASETANNAGIGSAMIPLMTLGIPGDTVTAILLGGFMIHGIQPGPLLFISQGPLVYTIFAALILASVMMLVLEFYGLRIFIKLLAVPKHILLPIILVLCVVGAFGLSSRVFDVWTILLFGLIGYGFVKGGMPAAPFIIGFILGPMAETNLRRGLMLSDGHFMGFLTNPISACFLALALLSVLWHLFSALRGRKSSVEKLQRA from the coding sequence ATGTTCGAGCTTCTGCAGGCCGGTTTCGGCGCGGTTTTCTCCCCGTATATCTTCATCCTGATCACCCTTGGCGTCGCCGTCGGCATCGTCTTCGGTGCCGTCCCCGGGCTGTCGGCTACCATGGCCATTGCCTTGTGTTTGCCGCTGACCTACACCATGGGGCCCGCCGCAGGCTTGTCGCTGTTGGTCGCACTGTTCATCGGCGCGACGTCCGGCGGCCTGATTTCGGCCATTCTGCTCAAGATCCCCGGCACGCCCGCCTCCATCGCCACGACGTTCGACGGCGGGCCGATGATGGAGAAAGGCGAAGGCCTGAAGGCACTGGGCGTCGGTGTCGTGTTTTCCTTCATTGGCACTGTGTTCAGCATTGTCGCGCTGATGTCCATCGCGCCTTCGCTGGCCAAGGTGGCCTTGCGCTTCGGGCCGCATGAATACTTCTCCATCGCGATCTTCTCGCTGACGCTGATCGCCACGCTGTCCACTGGTTCGCTGCTCAAGGGCATCTATGCCGGCACCCTGGGCTTCGCGTTTTCCACCGTGGGTATCGCACCCGTTGATGCCATCCGCCGCTTCACGTTCGACTCGCCTAACCTCAACGGCGGTTTCGCGATGTTGACGGTGATGATCGGCATGTTTGCCGTGGCCGAAGTGATGAAGATCGCCGAAACCGGTCGCTCGATGCACAAGAGCAAGATCGCCACGGTCAGCATGAAGGGCGTGAAGGGCTTCGGCTTTTCCATGAAGGAGTTCTTCGGGCAGATTCCCAATGCGTTTCGCTCCTCGCTGATCGGCATCGGAATCGGCATTTTGCCGGGCATCGGCGCCGGCACCTCGAACATCGTCTCCTACATCATCGCCAAGAAACGCTCCAAGCATCCCGAGCAATTCGGCAAAGGCGCGGTCGAGGGCGTGGTCGCCAGCGAGACGGCGAACAACGCCGGCATCGGTAGCGCCATGATCCCGCTGATGACGCTCGGCATTCCGGGCGACACCGTGACCGCCATCCTGCTCGGTGGCTTCATGATCCACGGCATCCAGCCCGGCCCACTGCTGTTTATCAGCCAGGGCCCGCTGGTGTACACCATCTTCGCGGCGCTGATCCTCGCGTCGGTGATGATGCTGGTGCTGGAGTTCTACGGCCTGCGCATCTTCATCAAGCTGCTGGCAGTGCCCAAGCACATCCTGCTGCCGATCATCCTGGTGCTGTGCGTGGTGGGTGCGTTCGGTCTGAGCAGTCGGGTGTTCGACGTCTGGACCATTCTCTTGTTCGGCCTGATTGGCTATGGCTTCGTCAAAGGCGGCATGCCTGCAGCGCCGTTCATCATCGGTTTCATTCTCGGGCCGATGGCCGAAACCAACCTGCGGCGCGGCCTGATGCTGTCCGACGGCCACTTCATGGGCTTTCTCACGAACCCGATCTCGGCGTGCT